The proteins below are encoded in one region of Drosophila santomea strain STO CAGO 1482 chromosome 3R, Prin_Dsan_1.1, whole genome shotgun sequence:
- the LOC120452889 gene encoding hatching enzyme 1.2 produces the protein MEKSRSKAGSLLLLILLGISLGDAMPLEDMDSQEMIDLTDLGDTVFGNPDVETTGALVEALDVESAQNPEELGTYHEGDILIPLSYRNARSNGTRNGILALSSRWPGGVVPYEIKGPFTSQELGNINNAFKEYHTRTCVRFKPRTSEKDYISIGSGKSGCWSSIGRLGGRQEVNLQSPNCLRTYGTPIHELMHALGFFHEQNRHERDSYVRVMKDNIKPEMMVNFEKSSSKTQYGFGVEYDYGSVMHYSPTSFTRNGQPTLKALRSTIDASQMGQRKGFSAGDVRKINAMYKCKV, from the exons atggaaaaatcgCGAAGTAAAGCTGGTTCGCTTTTGCTACTGATTCTACTGGGCATTTCTCTGGGGGATGCCATGCCCCTGGAGGACATGGACTCCCAGGAGATGATCGACTTGACGGATCTTGGGGACACTGTGTTCGGCAATCCGGATGTGGAGACCACTGGAGCTTTGGTCGAGGCACTAGATGTGGAATCCGCGCAGAATCCCGAGGAACTGGGCACCTACCACGAAGGGGACATCTTGATTCCACTGAGCTACAGGAACGCCCGTTCCAATGGCACCCGTAATGGCATTTTGGCGCTAAGCTCCCGCTGGCCGGGCGGCGTTGTTCCCTACGAGATCAAAGGACCTTTCACAAGCCAGGAGTTGGGGAATATCAACAACGCGTTTAAG GAATACCACACCAGAACGTGCGTGCGCTTCAAGCCCAGGACCAGCGAAAAGGATTACATCTCCATTGGCAGCGGAAAGTCTGGCTGTTGGAGCAGCATTGGTCGCTTGGGTGGTCGCCAGGAAGTGAATCTGCAGTCGCCCAACTGCTTGCGCACATACGGCACTCCGATCCACGAGCTGATGCACGCCTTGGGCTTCTTCCATGAGCAGAATCGCCACGAACGTGACTCCTATGTGCGGGTGATGAAGGACAACATTAAGCCCGAGATGATGGTCAACTTCGAGAAGTCCAGCTCCAAGACGCAGTACGGCTTCGGTGTGGAGTACGACTATGGCAGTGTGATGCACTACTCGCCCACCAGTTTCACTCGGAATGGCCAGCCCACGCTGAAGGCACTGCGTTCCACAATCGATGCCAGCCAGATGGGTCAGCGCAAGGGTTTCTCTGCCGGAGATGTGCGCAAGATCAACGCGATGTACAAGTGCAAAGTATAG